The uncultured Desulfobulbus sp. genome window below encodes:
- a CDS encoding valine--pyruvate transaminase yields the protein MKLSAFGEKFSAGAGILSLMDDLGRAMADPQAILMGGGNPGYIDQIGEVMHLRLQDMIADKRVFKKLIGLYDPPQGDLEFRQALAQLLRREFSWPITEENICLTSGSQAAFFLLFNLFGGKTTEGNYRKILLPMAPEYIGYADLGVEEHLFTSVRPRIEEIDEHQFKYRVDFDKITIGPDIGALCVSRPTNPTGNVLTDAEIEELSRLACKHNIPLIIDNAYGVPFPSMMYTQVKPVWNEQLILCMSLSKFGLPAARTGIVIGNKEVIRQVASANAVINLSTASFGAMLATDIVASGEIIRLSQGVVRPFYQEKMEWTRRCIAKEFYNFPYKIHVAEGAMFLWAWFPGLPITSRQLYERLKDRGVVVVSGDYFFPGLEPGWQHTQECLRITYAQENEALARGIRLIGEEIREVFANSQNL from the coding sequence ATGAAGCTTTCAGCCTTTGGTGAAAAATTTTCCGCTGGCGCAGGCATCCTTTCGCTTATGGATGATCTAGGCCGTGCCATGGCTGATCCCCAGGCTATTCTTATGGGGGGAGGGAATCCCGGGTATATCGACCAGATTGGCGAGGTAATGCACCTGCGGCTGCAGGACATGATCGCCGACAAACGAGTTTTTAAAAAGCTCATCGGCCTCTATGACCCGCCCCAAGGAGACCTGGAATTTCGTCAAGCATTGGCTCAACTGCTCCGCAGGGAATTTTCCTGGCCTATCACAGAGGAAAACATCTGTCTCACAAGTGGCAGCCAGGCTGCTTTTTTCCTGCTCTTCAATCTCTTTGGTGGCAAAACAACGGAAGGGAATTACCGCAAAATTCTCCTTCCCATGGCCCCCGAATACATTGGCTATGCTGATTTAGGCGTTGAGGAGCACCTGTTCACCTCGGTTCGTCCCAGGATCGAAGAGATCGATGAGCATCAGTTTAAATACCGGGTTGATTTCGATAAAATCACCATTGGTCCAGACATCGGAGCGCTTTGCGTTTCCAGGCCCACAAATCCGACCGGAAATGTGCTGACCGACGCAGAAATTGAGGAACTCTCTCGGCTGGCCTGCAAACATAACATTCCTTTGATCATTGATAACGCCTACGGAGTCCCTTTTCCGTCAATGATGTACACCCAGGTGAAGCCGGTCTGGAACGAACAGCTCATCCTCTGTATGTCGCTCTCAAAATTTGGACTACCTGCTGCTCGTACCGGGATTGTCATTGGCAATAAAGAGGTTATCCGCCAGGTTGCCAGTGCCAACGCTGTGATTAACCTCTCCACCGCAAGTTTTGGTGCTATGTTGGCAACGGATATTGTTGCCTCGGGAGAGATTATTCGCCTCTCTCAGGGGGTTGTCCGCCCTTTCTACCAAGAGAAGATGGAGTGGACGCGCAGGTGTATTGCCAAAGAGTTTTATAACTTTCCCTATAAAATTCATGTGGCAGAGGGGGCCATGTTTCTCTGGGCATGGTTCCCCGGACTTCCGATCACAAGTCGTCAACTCTATGAACGCTTGAAAGATCGTGGGGTTGTTGTAGTCTCTGGCGACTATTTTTTCCCCGGATTAGAGCCAGGCTGGCAACATACCCAGGAATGTTTACGTATCACCTATGCCCAGGAAAACGAAGCCCTTGCTCGTGGTATTCGTCTTATTGGCGAGGAAATCCGTGAGGTGTTCGCCAACTCTCAGAATCTATAA
- a CDS encoding DUF4177 domain-containing protein has product MMWQYQTVLFEFSKNGLLGDRYMDDEEIEKTLNTLGKEGWELVNVSLLEDGLLAILKQPHVEQQSSKHFEQSSRLHHEPGPSIGFSEQSSDVQTLQETSMHPQPQPETMPKAASSGNRLQQQEEDFVGAIRIS; this is encoded by the coding sequence ATGATGTGGCAATATCAAACGGTCCTGTTTGAATTTTCCAAGAATGGACTTCTTGGTGATCGCTACATGGACGATGAGGAAATTGAAAAAACGCTCAACACCCTGGGGAAAGAAGGCTGGGAACTGGTCAATGTTTCCCTGCTTGAAGACGGACTGCTTGCTATTTTAAAGCAGCCGCATGTTGAGCAACAGAGCTCTAAGCACTTTGAGCAATCCAGCAGGCTACACCACGAGCCAGGTCCTAGTATTGGCTTTTCAGAACAATCTTCCGATGTACAGACTCTTCAAGAGACATCCATGCATCCCCAACCTCAGCCTGAAACCATGCCTAAAGCGGCATCCTCTGGCAACAGGCTCCAGCAGCAGGAAGAAGATTTCGTGGGCGCTATTCGTATCTCTTGA
- a CDS encoding ABC transporter permease, with protein sequence MAEQRGKGTSLAHNRWKRFKKNRRGYYSLILFLIFLGLSLFAEVLSNDKPLYIHYQGTSYFPLLKMYPETTFGGIFETETDYRDPFILDQLHLEGNFVLFPPNPHSFNSINLNIDRPVPAPPSNENFLGTDDRGRDVLARLIYGFRLSVLFGTALTAIGTLLGILAGSVQGFFGGKTDLIFQRFIELWGSMPELYLLIIFASIFKPSMLLLLILLSLFGWMGLSDYVRAEFLKGRNMEYVKAAKALGVNNFTIMYRHLLPNSMTPVITFLPFRMSGSILALTSLDFLGLGVPPSTPSLGELLAQGKANIEAWWLSLSTFVVLVGTLVLLIFIGEALREAFDPRK encoded by the coding sequence ATGGCTGAACAGAGAGGAAAAGGAACAAGCCTGGCGCATAATAGATGGAAACGATTTAAGAAAAATCGTCGAGGCTATTATTCTTTGATACTATTTCTCATCTTTTTGGGGCTCAGTCTTTTTGCGGAGGTGCTCAGTAACGATAAACCGCTCTATATTCACTACCAGGGAACTTCGTACTTTCCGTTACTCAAGATGTACCCCGAGACCACCTTTGGCGGAATATTTGAGACAGAGACCGATTATCGTGACCCCTTCATTCTGGATCAGCTGCATTTAGAGGGGAATTTTGTTCTTTTTCCCCCGAACCCTCATAGTTTCAACTCTATTAACCTAAACATCGACCGTCCAGTTCCTGCGCCCCCTTCGAATGAAAACTTTTTGGGCACCGATGATCGAGGCAGAGACGTACTGGCCCGGTTGATCTATGGTTTTCGGCTTAGCGTTCTTTTTGGTACGGCCCTGACAGCCATTGGCACGTTGCTTGGAATCCTGGCTGGATCAGTGCAGGGGTTTTTTGGTGGAAAGACAGATCTCATTTTTCAACGATTTATAGAGTTATGGGGGTCCATGCCCGAGCTTTATCTGCTCATCATTTTTGCCTCTATCTTTAAACCCTCTATGCTGTTGTTATTGATTTTGCTTTCCCTGTTTGGCTGGATGGGGCTTTCGGATTATGTGCGCGCCGAATTTCTCAAGGGGCGCAATATGGAGTATGTCAAAGCGGCCAAAGCACTTGGCGTCAATAATTTCACCATCATGTATCGGCACCTGCTCCCCAATTCCATGACACCGGTGATCACCTTCCTTCCTTTTCGTATGTCGGGCTCGATCCTGGCGCTCACAAGCCTCGATTTTCTCGGCCTTGGAGTCCCCCCATCGACCCCCAGCCTGGGAGAACTACTTGCCCAGGGTAAAGCAAACATAGAGGCCTGGTGGTTGTCACTTTCCACCTTTGTGGTCCTCGTTGGAACGTTGGTATTATTGATCTTTATCGGTGAGGCGCTACGAGAGGCTTTTGACCCAAGGAAATAA
- a CDS encoding GTPase domain-containing protein encodes MSFINLREKIVQVKIVYYGPGRGGKTTNLEYINRKFSKQIQSEMVSLKTHGDRTLFFDFLPFNMGQIKGYELKIQLYTVPGQVKYNATRKLVLKGVDGIVFVADAQEQMREKNIRSLNQLHENLQGYKESIFKIPLVLQYNKVDLRNQGIPILPTSVLEKDLNSKLKVPYYEASALTGYNVPETLKKIISSTVISIQKKLM; translated from the coding sequence GTGAGTTTTATTAACCTTAGAGAAAAAATAGTCCAGGTGAAAATTGTCTATTATGGACCTGGGCGAGGTGGTAAAACCACCAACCTTGAATATATTAATCGGAAATTTTCCAAACAGATCCAGTCGGAAATGGTGAGTTTGAAAACCCATGGTGATCGAACACTCTTCTTCGATTTCCTCCCCTTTAACATGGGGCAAATCAAAGGATATGAGCTCAAAATCCAGTTATATACCGTGCCAGGTCAGGTAAAGTATAACGCAACGCGAAAACTGGTTCTCAAAGGTGTTGATGGAATCGTCTTTGTTGCTGATGCCCAGGAACAAATGCGTGAAAAAAATATCCGATCACTGAACCAGCTCCACGAAAATCTCCAGGGGTACAAAGAATCCATCTTTAAAATACCGCTCGTCCTTCAATACAACAAGGTCGATCTTCGTAATCAGGGAATCCCCATTTTGCCGACTTCGGTCCTGGAAAAAGATTTAAACAGTAAATTGAAAGTACCCTACTACGAAGCCAGTGCTCTAACAGGATATAATGTTCCTGAAACATTGAAGAAAATAATTTCTTCAACAGTTATCTCGATTCAGAAAAAACTTATGTAG
- a CDS encoding MerR family transcriptional regulator has protein sequence MARKKTEIQAIRSDVAIYPIGVAAKLLNVHPRTLRIYEQEGLIQPAMVGNRRMFSADDIQWITCLRTFIHEEGISIPGLKKLLEYIPCWEVADCPQEIHCQCSARVDRCVPKTLHKVGDEEARIEAKNTDVSKRKKEDAGKKHQSSG, from the coding sequence ATGGCAAGAAAGAAAACCGAGATACAGGCAATTCGCTCCGATGTGGCGATTTATCCCATCGGTGTTGCAGCCAAATTGCTCAATGTTCACCCGAGAACCCTTCGTATCTATGAACAGGAAGGGCTGATTCAGCCCGCCATGGTGGGGAATCGGCGCATGTTTTCCGCTGATGATATTCAGTGGATCACTTGCCTGCGGACCTTCATCCATGAGGAAGGCATTTCGATTCCAGGGCTCAAGAAACTACTGGAATACATTCCTTGCTGGGAAGTTGCCGACTGCCCGCAAGAAATTCACTGCCAATGCTCAGCCCGAGTTGATCGCTGTGTTCCTAAAACACTGCACAAGGTCGGCGATGAAGAGGCCCGGATCGAAGCTAAAAATACCGATGTTTCCAAACGAAAGAAGGAAGATGCTGGAAAAAAGCACCAATCCTCTGGCTGA
- a CDS encoding histidine phosphatase family protein produces the protein MKRLLICRHAKSSWKDQSVSDFERPLNKRGKRDAPLMGQRLYVRQTIPELIMTSSANRALTTALHYAHELGYPAEQIMTNSSQYAAGVAQLVALIQTTSETVTTLMIMGHNPESTHLANYLSGLQIDNIPTCGIVALEFSQESWQDIDAACGKLLFFDFPNKVY, from the coding sequence ATGAAACGTCTGCTAATCTGTCGACATGCCAAATCCAGCTGGAAGGATCAAAGCGTAAGTGATTTTGAACGTCCCCTGAACAAACGTGGTAAGCGCGATGCCCCGCTTATGGGGCAACGTCTTTACGTCCGTCAGACTATTCCAGAGCTCATAATGACCAGTTCTGCTAATCGAGCGCTGACAACAGCGTTGCACTATGCCCATGAACTGGGATATCCTGCAGAACAGATAATGACTAACTCCAGCCAGTATGCTGCAGGTGTTGCTCAGCTCGTCGCGCTTATTCAAACAACCAGTGAGACGGTAACGACATTGATGATCATGGGCCACAATCCCGAGAGCACGCACCTTGCCAATTATCTCTCAGGGTTGCAGATCGATAATATTCCAACCTGCGGAATTGTCGCCCTTGAGTTTTCTCAGGAAAGCTGGCAGGATATCGATGCCGCTTGCGGCAAGCTACTGTTTTTTGACTTTCCTAATAAAGTATACTGA
- the ftsH gene encoding ATP-dependent zinc metalloprotease FtsH, which translates to MQKFYKNLSLWLIIALAALFLFNYCNKAPEQYHQVPYSDFLKKVDSGHLTKVHTEGDVIYWDTADGEKFKTIIPQSSEALDRLLAKGVSVLAKEISTPPWYLQALLIWGPILLLGLLWFFFFQKKDGQSGGRAMAFGKSRARLINPEESKVRLTDVAGIDEAKEEIEEVVAFLKNPERFSEAGAKIPTGVLLYGEPGTGKTLLAKAIAGEAGVPFYSISGSNFVEMYVGIGASRVRDLFNEGKKKAPCIIFIDEIDAVGRHRSSGTGAGGNDEREQTLNQLLVEMDGFEANDHVIVVAATNRQDILDPALLRPGRFDRQVMVPLPDVGGREKILQVHARKVKMSPEINWNVLAKGTPGFSGAQLASLINEAALLMARQQKGCIDMELLEAAKDKVMMGAERRSLIITEREKRITACHEAGHALVAWMLPGADPVHKVTIIPRGRALGVTMQLPEEERNSHDQTYLFNTLCTLLGGRIAEEIVFNQMTTGAGNDIERVSDIARKMVCEWGMSEVVGPLTFRAASPLNEQQPIISEQTAVLIDTEVRKLVQAAYDHSRKILIDHRLQLDALTQALLDKETLCREDIVLIIATDSGIGK; encoded by the coding sequence GTGCAGAAATTTTACAAAAATCTCTCGCTATGGCTAATTATTGCCCTTGCCGCGTTATTCCTTTTTAACTACTGCAACAAGGCCCCTGAACAGTACCACCAAGTACCCTATAGCGATTTCTTAAAAAAAGTTGATTCCGGGCACCTCACAAAGGTGCACACCGAGGGAGATGTCATTTATTGGGACACTGCAGATGGCGAAAAATTTAAAACTATTATTCCCCAATCAAGCGAAGCGCTGGACCGCCTTCTAGCCAAAGGGGTGAGTGTTCTAGCCAAAGAAATAAGTACCCCTCCCTGGTATCTGCAGGCCCTGCTCATCTGGGGCCCCATTCTTCTTCTGGGCCTGCTCTGGTTTTTCTTCTTTCAGAAGAAAGACGGGCAGAGCGGAGGCCGCGCCATGGCCTTTGGCAAGTCACGAGCCCGCCTTATAAACCCCGAAGAGTCCAAAGTGCGGCTAACCGACGTCGCAGGCATAGATGAAGCAAAAGAAGAGATTGAAGAGGTTGTTGCCTTTTTAAAAAATCCGGAACGGTTTTCAGAGGCTGGAGCGAAGATCCCCACAGGGGTTTTACTCTACGGAGAACCGGGAACCGGTAAAACTCTGCTTGCCAAAGCCATCGCGGGAGAGGCTGGCGTGCCCTTCTATTCAATTAGCGGGTCTAATTTTGTGGAGATGTACGTGGGCATTGGAGCATCGCGGGTGCGGGATCTTTTTAACGAGGGAAAGAAAAAAGCCCCCTGCATCATATTTATTGACGAGATCGATGCTGTCGGTCGGCATCGCAGCTCCGGGACTGGCGCTGGAGGAAACGATGAGCGAGAGCAGACTTTGAATCAGCTCCTGGTTGAGATGGACGGATTCGAAGCAAACGACCATGTCATCGTCGTCGCTGCGACCAATCGCCAGGACATTCTCGACCCTGCCCTGCTTCGGCCTGGACGTTTTGATCGTCAGGTCATGGTCCCCTTGCCAGATGTTGGAGGACGCGAAAAGATCCTTCAGGTCCATGCTCGAAAGGTCAAAATGTCGCCTGAGATTAACTGGAATGTACTGGCGAAAGGAACACCAGGGTTCTCTGGCGCTCAGCTGGCAAGTTTGATCAATGAGGCCGCGCTGCTCATGGCAAGGCAGCAGAAAGGTTGCATTGACATGGAACTTCTTGAGGCAGCCAAGGATAAGGTCATGATGGGAGCGGAGCGTCGCAGTCTGATCATCACCGAGCGTGAAAAACGGATTACCGCCTGTCATGAGGCTGGTCACGCGCTGGTTGCCTGGATGCTTCCGGGAGCGGATCCTGTGCATAAGGTTACCATCATTCCCCGTGGTCGAGCCTTGGGGGTGACCATGCAATTACCTGAAGAGGAACGTAATTCCCATGACCAAACCTACCTATTCAATACCCTGTGTACGCTACTGGGTGGCAGGATTGCAGAGGAGATCGTTTTTAACCAGATGACAACCGGAGCTGGTAACGACATAGAACGTGTTTCTGACATAGCGCGCAAGATGGTGTGTGAGTGGGGAATGAGTGAGGTCGTGGGACCGTTGACCTTTCGTGCCGCAAGTCCGCTCAATGAACAACAACCCATAATCAGTGAACAAACAGCTGTGCTTATCGATACGGAAGTGAGAAAACTAGTTCAAGCGGCCTATGACCATTCCCGAAAGATTCTTATCGATCATCGTTTACAACTAGACGCACTGACCCAGGCGCTTCTTGATAAGGAAACACTCTGCCGGGAAGATATAGTCTTAATTATTGCCACGGATTCAGGTATTGGTAAGTAA
- the nrfD gene encoding NrfD/PsrC family molybdoenzyme membrane anchor subunit: MENIVAKVLPQEGGLEGSRSGLYDKTIGFLGLLTLVGVGFGVHAFIAGHEHVYGVTREVPWGLMLAAYVFFVVTSTGLCLVSSIGHVFGYEAFKPIAKRSVYLAISTIIAGFLVIAFEIENPWRMAVYNIISPNLTSNIWWMGTLYGAYLFCMLIEFALLQAGKHKIAGMCGLIGVVAGVAAHSNLGAVFGLLNGREFWHGPYMPIYFITSAMMSGCATVIFFHWLGYKINGWQMSEKLQESLRAVAKLGALLYMVIMFFTTWKLISGIAGHPPGKYEAIMSLVSGPYATNFWFGEVGLGLVLPFLIILAVRAKNLTAMAIGSLASIIGIFFMRYDLVIVGQIIPGFHKMDIVNLPHILHYAPTLHEWVITLSGFTFCGILFMMGERLFRGHLSEDH; this comes from the coding sequence ATGGAAAATATTGTAGCTAAGGTGTTGCCCCAGGAGGGAGGACTTGAAGGAAGTCGCTCCGGTTTATACGACAAAACCATTGGGTTTTTAGGCCTGTTGACCCTCGTCGGTGTCGGCTTTGGGGTACACGCATTTATTGCCGGCCACGAGCATGTATACGGAGTGACCCGCGAAGTACCCTGGGGACTCATGCTTGCAGCCTACGTCTTTTTCGTCGTTACCTCGACCGGACTGTGTTTGGTCAGCTCGATTGGCCACGTTTTTGGGTACGAAGCATTTAAACCTATTGCCAAACGTTCCGTATACCTGGCAATCTCTACCATCATCGCTGGTTTTCTCGTTATCGCCTTTGAGATTGAAAACCCCTGGCGTATGGCAGTCTATAACATCATCTCGCCTAACCTCACCTCAAACATCTGGTGGATGGGGACCCTCTATGGCGCCTACCTCTTCTGTATGCTGATCGAGTTTGCTCTGCTTCAGGCAGGCAAACATAAAATCGCAGGCATGTGTGGACTGATTGGCGTTGTAGCCGGTGTCGCAGCGCACTCCAACCTGGGTGCTGTTTTTGGATTGCTCAACGGCCGTGAGTTTTGGCATGGCCCCTACATGCCGATTTACTTCATCACCTCAGCTATGATGTCCGGTTGCGCCACCGTTATCTTTTTTCATTGGCTTGGATACAAGATTAATGGCTGGCAGATGAGCGAAAAGCTCCAGGAATCCCTGCGTGCTGTAGCTAAGCTTGGAGCGCTGCTCTACATGGTGATCATGTTCTTCACCACCTGGAAACTTATCTCTGGTATCGCAGGTCATCCCCCGGGAAAATACGAGGCCATTATGTCGCTTGTTTCGGGTCCGTACGCCACGAACTTCTGGTTTGGTGAGGTAGGCCTGGGGCTGGTCCTTCCTTTTCTGATCATCCTTGCTGTTCGGGCCAAGAACCTGACCGCCATGGCCATAGGCTCACTGGCCTCTATTATCGGCATCTTTTTCATGCGCTATGACCTGGTTATCGTCGGCCAGATCATTCCCGGTTTTCACAAGATGGATATTGTGAATTTGCCCCATATCCTTCACTACGCACCGACCCTGCACGAATGGGTGATCACTCTGTCTGGCTTTACCTTCTGCGGTATCTTGTTCATGATGGGAGAGCGGTTGTTTCGCGGCCATCTGTCTGAAGATCATTAA
- a CDS encoding roadblock/LC7 domain-containing protein, with protein MNYGVVSQEQLEKIDEILTEKLIKIGVDCVIIIDMAGNIITAKDNGTSKYDVYSFAALAAGNFATVDAMAKLVGEQEFSLLFHKGAECNIHFSKIDDELLLITMFGKGISLGFLRLNVVEAIERIKKIWSRK; from the coding sequence ATGAATTATGGAGTTGTTAGCCAGGAGCAGCTTGAAAAAATAGATGAAATCCTGACTGAAAAGCTCATTAAAATTGGTGTTGATTGCGTTATCATCATTGATATGGCTGGCAACATTATTACTGCAAAGGATAATGGTACCTCAAAGTATGATGTGTACTCCTTTGCGGCCTTGGCAGCTGGCAACTTTGCCACCGTCGACGCCATGGCCAAGCTGGTCGGCGAACAGGAATTTTCACTTCTGTTTCACAAAGGTGCTGAATGCAATATACATTTTTCCAAAATAGATGATGAACTCCTGCTCATCACAATGTTTGGCAAAGGGATTTCCCTTGGCTTCTTGCGACTTAACGTCGTAGAGGCTATCGAACGAATCAAGAAGATTTGGTCCAGAAAATAG
- the yejB gene encoding microcin C ABC transporter permease YejB, with protein sequence MAVYILKRLILMIPTLIGVMLLTFVVTQFVPGGPVERMMAQLSGYGAGKEAAANTSLYQGNKGLDQERIAQLKKLYGFDKPPVQRFLEMMRNYLVFDFGQSYYHHMSVVELVVSKLPVSMSLGLWSFLIVYSVCIPLGIAKAVRDGSTFDVFTSTAILIGYAIPGFVLGIVLIVLFGGGSFFNVFPLRGLISDNWHELSIGARILDYLWHMVLPIIASTVGSLAVMTLLTKNSFLEEIRKQYVVTARAKGLEERQVLYKHVFRNAIIPIITGFPGSFITAFFTGSLLIETIFSLDGMGLLAYESVMNRDYPVVLGTLYFFTLIGLISRLLSDLSYVLVDPRISFEGRQ encoded by the coding sequence ATGGCCGTCTATATTCTGAAACGACTTATATTAATGATCCCCACCTTGATTGGGGTAATGCTTCTGACCTTTGTTGTTACCCAATTTGTCCCCGGGGGACCGGTTGAACGTATGATGGCGCAACTCAGTGGATATGGGGCAGGGAAGGAGGCTGCAGCTAATACCAGTCTGTATCAGGGGAATAAAGGGCTCGACCAGGAACGGATTGCTCAACTGAAAAAACTCTACGGATTTGACAAGCCGCCGGTGCAACGTTTTCTCGAAATGATGCGCAATTATCTGGTTTTTGATTTTGGCCAATCCTACTATCATCATATGAGTGTGGTAGAATTGGTTGTCTCCAAACTTCCGGTCTCCATGTCACTGGGACTCTGGAGTTTTCTCATTGTCTATTCTGTTTGTATCCCTTTGGGCATCGCAAAGGCGGTGCGTGATGGTTCGACCTTCGATGTGTTCACCAGCACCGCAATTTTGATCGGTTACGCTATTCCCGGATTTGTCTTAGGCATCGTTTTGATAGTCCTTTTTGGTGGGGGGAGTTTTTTCAATGTATTTCCATTGCGCGGACTCATATCAGATAACTGGCACGAATTGAGTATCGGAGCCAGGATTCTCGATTATCTCTGGCATATGGTGCTGCCCATTATAGCCTCCACAGTGGGCAGCCTTGCGGTCATGACACTCCTGACTAAAAATTCATTTCTTGAAGAAATACGTAAACAGTATGTCGTCACAGCACGGGCAAAGGGGCTCGAGGAACGACAGGTCCTGTATAAACATGTTTTTCGCAACGCCATTATCCCTATTATCACAGGGTTTCCTGGGAGTTTCATCACCGCATTTTTTACAGGAAGCCTTTTGATAGAAACAATTTTTTCTCTGGATGGTATGGGACTTTTGGCCTATGAGTCGGTGATGAACCGTGATTATCCAGTTGTACTGGGGACACTCTATTTTTTCACCCTCATAGGGTTGATTTCCAGGCTCCTTTCAGATCTTTCCTATGTGCTCGTCGATCCGCGAATCAGCTTTGAGGGGCGTCAGTAA